ATCAAGATAAAAGAGCTAAATGTAACCTCTTCTTGGTAATCTCACGTTCTAATTTAAGTTTTTATGGCTTACTCAGAGACAAAGGTAGTTATTGGTGGTCTTGCACATATTCCTATCATAATTGGTTTTTTCTACCTAATACGCAGGCAATATTCTTTTGGTGCAATGCTGAGGACTGGCAAGAATGCTTTTAGCGAAAAAGTTACAGCTACTTCTAAAAAAACCGCTGCACCTGCTAAAGCTGCCGCACCTGCTAAAGCTGCCCCACCTGCTAAAGCTGCCGCACCTGCTAAAGCTGCTGTACCTGCAAAGAAACCTCATGCAGATGTACCAGTTAATACCTACAAACCAAAAGCACCTTTCACAGGGACAGTAACTGAAAATTATTCAGCACTCAAAGAAGGAGCTATAGGGAAAGTTCAACACATAACTTTTGATTTATCTGGAGGAGATCCTGATTTCAAATATGTTGAAGGTCAAAGTTGCGGAATACTTGCAGCAGGTGAAGACGCAAAAGGTAAGCCACACAGACCAAGACTTTATTCAATCGCAAGCACAAGATATGGCGATAACTTTGCAGGTAACACACTCTCATTATGTGTTCGCCAACTTCAGTACGAAAAAGATGGTGAAACAATAAATGGTGTTTGCTCTACCTATTTGTGCAATTTATCCCCGGGAGATAAAGTCAAAATTAGTGGACCTGTAGGGAAAGAGATGCTTCTTCCAGAGGAAGAAGATTCAAACATAATAATGCTTGCTACAGGTACTGGGATAGCTCCAATGAGAGCTTATTTAAGAAGGATGTTTGAACCTACTGAAATTGAAAAACATAAGTGGAATTTCAAAGGCAAAGCTTGGCTATTCATGGGTGCACCAAAAACAGCCAATCTTCTCTACGATGCAGATTTTGAACACTACAAATCTAAATTCCCTGAGAATCTTAGATACACTAAAGCAATCAGCAGAGAACAACAGAATTCAAAGGGAGGAAGAATGTATATTCAAGACAGGGTTCTTGAACACGCGGAAGAAATATTCAATATGATTGAAAATCCTAAAACTCATATTTATTTATGTGGCTTAAAAGGAATGGAGCCAGGTATAGATGAAGCAATGACAACTGCAGCAGCTGCGAAAGGTCTAGACTGGTCAGAACTTAGACCTAAACTTAGAAAAGCTGGTAGATGGCATGCTGAGACTTATTAAAAAAACAAGAAAGTCTGGAAAGCGATAATTATTAATTAATTTAGAAAAAATTTTTCTATATTTAAAGAATAAATTTCAACTTTGTTTTTGACATACGACCAGATAAAGGCGGAATGATCAGAAGCAATTTGGATTATATTTTTCATCTAATTGGCAAGGAATTTATCAATGAGCATGCCAGTAACAAACCCATTGAGGGTAGGTCTTCGCCAAGAGAGAGTAGTTCCTCCTCAATGTCTGGTTATTTTTGGTGCCTCAGGGGATCTAACGCACAGGAAACTTGTTCCTGCGTTATTTGAGCTTTTTAAGCAAAGAAGATTACCAAGTGAATTTGCAGTTTTAGGCTGTGCAAGAAGAGCATGGACAGATGAAATATTTAAAGAAAAAATGGAAGAAGCTCTTTCTTCTCAAATAGCAGAAAGTCCAAAGGAATGGGAACTATTTTCTCAAAATCTTTTCTATGAACCTGTAGACCTGCAGCAACCAGAACACCTCGTAAAGCTTGGGGAGA
This is a stretch of genomic DNA from Prochlorococcus marinus str. MIT 0912. It encodes these proteins:
- a CDS encoding FAD-binding oxidoreductase, with the protein product MAYSETKVVIGGLAHIPIIIGFFYLIRRQYSFGAMLRTGKNAFSEKVTATSKKTAAPAKAAAPAKAAPPAKAAAPAKAAVPAKKPHADVPVNTYKPKAPFTGTVTENYSALKEGAIGKVQHITFDLSGGDPDFKYVEGQSCGILAAGEDAKGKPHRPRLYSIASTRYGDNFAGNTLSLCVRQLQYEKDGETINGVCSTYLCNLSPGDKVKISGPVGKEMLLPEEEDSNIIMLATGTGIAPMRAYLRRMFEPTEIEKHKWNFKGKAWLFMGAPKTANLLYDADFEHYKSKFPENLRYTKAISREQQNSKGGRMYIQDRVLEHAEEIFNMIENPKTHIYLCGLKGMEPGIDEAMTTAAAAKGLDWSELRPKLRKAGRWHAETY